In Legionella spiritensis, the following proteins share a genomic window:
- the fliS gene encoding flagellar export chaperone FliS yields MKNPYQQAVQQYKSIELQTRIESASPHQLIDLLLQGARSHIASAQGNIQRKQISEKGEHIGKAISIIEGLRTSLNHEQGGEIASNLDKLYEYIQHLLLKANLDNDIDLLSQANLLLADIHQAWQEMKTDDH; encoded by the coding sequence ATGAAAAATCCCTATCAGCAAGCCGTACAACAATATAAATCCATAGAGTTACAGACCCGGATTGAATCGGCCTCGCCTCATCAGTTAATTGATTTGCTTTTGCAAGGCGCCCGATCCCACATTGCCAGCGCCCAGGGTAATATTCAGCGCAAGCAAATCAGTGAGAAAGGCGAGCATATCGGGAAAGCCATCAGTATTATCGAAGGCTTGAGAACAAGCCTCAATCATGAACAAGGTGGCGAAATAGCAAGTAATCTGGATAAATTATACGAATACATACAGCATCTGTTGCTAAAGGCAAACCTCGATAACGATATCGATTTGCTCAGTCAGGCGAATTTACTGCTTGCCGATATTCATCAGGCCTGGCAGGAGATGAAAACAGATGACCATTAA
- a CDS encoding type I secretion system permease/ATPase, whose amino-acid sequence MSNFKNQSWSTIDLTTLPQHDSLLACLVLMTRYYRNPFSPKALSARLPLHANKLTPELVSRAAARASLHTEIKEIPADQISDQDLPVILLLKNKEACLLIQDKDGSRKIINPLSSDTLSEWISIEKEYSGQSIYLKPEYQFTTRSEETLNQPPKNWFWKVIFNAWPTYSEVLVASLLVNLFALVIPLFTMNVYDRVVPNHAISTMWVLASGVALVFFFDLVLKTLRAYFIDIASKHCDKELSASIFQQILGINMIQRPKSVGALANTVQSFEVFRDFITSSTITVLIDLPFSLIFIFVIYLIAGNLFWIPLAIIPVIFVIGFILQLPLIKLTRQSYQFAAEKQATLYESLSNIETIKTTGAESGLQSRWEQLIDLAAKNGIKLRMIANSSIHLSVFAQQAGTIFTIIAGVYLISSGDITMGALIASTILTGRALAPMTQVASLFTRYYQSVNALKSLNRVMQLPLDVNEENHFLHRPALKGNVEFQHVSFSYDDKQVQVLKNINFKMHPGERVAIIGRIGSGKSTLARLLLKLFLPTEGTILLDGTDYRQINPDDLRQQIGYVPQDVSLFYGSVRENISIGAPFIDDASLIKAANIAGIGAFTNKHPDGFDRQVGERGGELSGGQRQAVAIARALLRNPQLLILDEPTSSMDDNSEKRFKQQLTKHLTDQHTLILITHKISMLELVDRIIVLDDGLLIADGKKDAVLSALRSGLPVKKEST is encoded by the coding sequence ATGTCCAACTTCAAAAATCAATCCTGGTCTACTATTGATTTGACTACCTTGCCGCAGCATGATTCCCTGCTGGCATGCCTGGTTCTTATGACCCGATATTACCGTAATCCGTTTTCACCCAAAGCATTGTCAGCCCGATTGCCCTTGCACGCAAACAAATTAACACCAGAATTAGTATCTCGTGCCGCCGCACGAGCCTCTTTACATACGGAAATAAAAGAAATACCGGCGGATCAAATTAGCGACCAGGATCTTCCTGTTATTTTATTACTCAAAAACAAGGAAGCCTGTCTGCTCATACAGGATAAGGACGGCTCGCGAAAAATCATTAATCCATTATCCTCTGACACTCTGTCAGAATGGATATCCATTGAAAAGGAATACAGCGGACAAAGTATATACCTGAAGCCGGAATACCAGTTCACAACCCGATCCGAGGAAACGCTGAATCAACCGCCTAAAAACTGGTTTTGGAAAGTTATTTTCAACGCCTGGCCTACTTATTCCGAAGTTCTGGTTGCCTCGCTTCTCGTTAATCTCTTCGCTTTGGTTATACCATTATTCACCATGAATGTTTACGACCGTGTCGTTCCCAATCATGCTATCAGCACGATGTGGGTTCTTGCCAGTGGCGTCGCTTTGGTGTTTTTCTTCGATCTCGTACTGAAAACTCTCAGGGCGTATTTTATCGATATTGCCAGTAAGCATTGTGATAAGGAATTATCCGCTTCCATTTTTCAACAGATCCTCGGCATTAACATGATTCAACGACCAAAATCAGTTGGCGCCCTGGCTAATACTGTTCAATCTTTTGAAGTATTTCGCGATTTTATAACGTCGAGCACCATAACCGTGTTGATTGACTTGCCTTTTTCACTTATTTTTATTTTTGTTATTTATTTGATTGCAGGAAACTTATTCTGGATCCCTCTGGCAATCATCCCTGTAATTTTCGTAATCGGGTTTATTTTACAACTGCCATTAATAAAATTAACAAGACAATCGTATCAGTTCGCAGCTGAAAAACAGGCTACTCTTTATGAATCATTGTCTAATATAGAAACAATTAAAACAACTGGTGCGGAATCCGGCTTGCAATCACGTTGGGAGCAATTGATTGATTTGGCTGCAAAAAATGGGATTAAACTACGGATGATTGCCAATTCAAGCATTCATTTAAGTGTTTTTGCCCAACAAGCAGGAACAATATTTACCATTATCGCAGGTGTGTATTTAATCAGTTCCGGGGACATCACCATGGGTGCTTTGATAGCCAGTACGATATTGACAGGACGGGCATTAGCCCCTATGACTCAGGTCGCCTCACTGTTTACCAGATATTACCAATCCGTCAATGCCTTAAAATCTCTCAATCGAGTTATGCAATTACCTTTGGATGTTAATGAAGAAAATCATTTTTTGCACAGACCCGCCCTGAAAGGCAATGTTGAATTTCAACACGTTTCGTTTTCATACGATGACAAACAGGTACAGGTTCTCAAAAACATTAATTTTAAAATGCACCCCGGTGAGCGAGTAGCGATTATCGGACGTATCGGCTCGGGGAAATCCACTCTTGCCCGCCTGCTTCTTAAATTGTTCTTGCCCACGGAGGGAACAATCCTGCTGGATGGCACGGATTATCGCCAGATTAACCCCGACGATCTGCGTCAACAGATTGGCTATGTACCTCAGGATGTATCGCTTTTTTATGGCAGCGTCCGGGAAAATATTTCCATCGGGGCACCTTTTATTGATGACGCGTCGTTGATTAAAGCGGCCAATATTGCAGGTATCGGTGCATTTACCAACAAACACCCGGATGGTTTTGACCGGCAGGTGGGTGAAAGAGGCGGTGAATTATCGGGAGGACAAAGGCAGGCTGTGGCTATAGCCAGGGCATTATTACGCAATCCTCAACTTCTGATACTTGACGAACCAACTTCATCCATGGATGACAACAGTGAAAAGCGGTTCAAGCAACAATTAACCAAACACTTAACCGATCAACACACACTCATCCTGATTACACATAAGATCTCCATGCTGGAACTTGTCGACAGGATTATTGTATTAGACGACGGCCTGCTTATTGCCGATGGTAAAAAAGACGCTGTGTTGTCAGCATTACGTTCCGGCCTGCCTGTTAAAAAGGAATCGACGTGA
- a CDS encoding L,D-transpeptidase: MSRLPILMTGLLLLLVNQAWSAQQRYGETLCNNPDYFCIKIKRGETWSKLFPNPEENDIVRRINRMNIRLKSGMIIAIPKNIDRLTIYDVSPFPRYIESNGEKTIYVSQRKLAWAAYDEDGELLWWGPISSGKDHCRSNGGCNTPTGSYRVIRKQDIDCVSTAFPRRANGEHGGAEMPFCMHFYRGYALHGSEEVPGYRASHGCVRMFTEDARWLNEEFVDVPGGGLRGTRVVIDNIQ; this comes from the coding sequence ATGAGTAGATTACCTATATTAATGACAGGTCTCTTGCTTCTCCTGGTCAATCAAGCCTGGAGCGCCCAGCAACGTTATGGCGAAACGCTATGCAATAATCCCGATTATTTTTGCATTAAAATCAAGCGAGGAGAAACATGGAGCAAACTGTTTCCCAATCCGGAGGAAAATGACATTGTCAGACGAATCAATCGCATGAATATTCGCCTGAAATCCGGAATGATCATAGCAATTCCTAAAAACATCGACCGATTAACCATCTACGATGTTTCGCCTTTTCCACGATATATTGAATCAAACGGCGAAAAAACCATCTATGTGAGCCAAAGAAAATTAGCCTGGGCCGCCTACGATGAGGATGGTGAGTTACTATGGTGGGGGCCTATATCGTCAGGAAAAGATCACTGCAGAAGCAATGGCGGATGTAACACGCCCACAGGTTCCTATCGCGTCATTCGCAAACAGGATATCGATTGCGTCTCAACGGCTTTTCCCAGACGGGCCAATGGTGAACACGGGGGGGCCGAAATGCCTTTTTGTATGCATTTCTACCGTGGATACGCCTTGCATGGCAGTGAGGAAGTACCGGGATACCGGGCCAGTCATGGTTGTGTCAGAATGTTTACGGAAGATGCGCGCTGGCTCAATGAAGAGTTTGTGGACGTCCCGGGAGGCGGGTTAAGAGGCACAAGAGTTGTCATCGATAATATTCAATAA
- a CDS encoding aminotransferase class IV: MDMIYINGHFYKSGDARISVFDRGLLFGDSVYEVIPVYHGQPFLVARHLHRLESSLKKAGIPDPDVDWPGLFAELIAQNDSDGDIQIYLQITRGNQGIRKHDITAGLEPTVIAFLLHNRYPTLPEKHQGISACIVEDIRWQRCDIKTTSMLGHVLVNDEAVSQGANTAILSRNDFITEGSSSNVFLVDSSGLIKTPPLGTFCLPGITREITIELIQSLRLPFSEEAIPVDALLAAREVWITSTTKEICPVTRINHQIIGEGTGGSVWQHLNNHYQQLVFDLS, from the coding sequence ATGGACATGATTTATATCAATGGTCATTTTTATAAGTCCGGGGATGCCCGCATATCCGTGTTTGATCGTGGTTTGCTATTCGGAGATTCCGTTTATGAAGTCATCCCCGTCTACCATGGCCAGCCATTTTTAGTTGCCAGACATTTACATCGTCTGGAAAGCAGTTTGAAAAAAGCCGGGATTCCTGATCCGGACGTGGACTGGCCCGGATTATTTGCCGAACTGATTGCGCAAAACGATAGTGACGGTGATATACAAATATATTTACAAATTACCCGTGGTAACCAGGGTATACGAAAACACGACATTACCGCCGGTCTGGAGCCTACGGTTATCGCTTTTTTACTGCATAACCGTTACCCGACCCTCCCGGAAAAACATCAGGGCATCAGTGCCTGCATCGTGGAAGACATACGCTGGCAGCGTTGTGACATTAAAACCACGTCCATGTTAGGTCATGTACTGGTTAATGATGAAGCCGTCTCTCAAGGGGCAAACACGGCGATTTTGTCACGCAATGATTTTATAACCGAGGGAAGTTCCAGCAACGTGTTTCTTGTTGACTCCTCAGGATTGATTAAAACACCGCCCCTGGGAACATTTTGCCTGCCTGGAATCACCCGGGAAATTACCATTGAACTGATCCAATCCCTACGCTTGCCATTTAGCGAGGAAGCAATACCTGTCGACGCCCTGCTTGCCGCCAGAGAGGTATGGATTACCAGCACAACCAAGGAAATTTGCCCCGTAACCCGCATCAATCATCAAATCATAGGAGAGGGAACAGGCGGATCGGTCTGGCAACATCTTAATAATCATTATCAACAACTGGTTTTTGACCTATCATGA
- a CDS encoding septal ring lytic transglycosylase RlpA family protein, with protein MRFVYLLLMFALTGCSENEAARERVHDGYATYHSRWKSPGNRGNTDVKDGAPVGPVPTSFKTVEPKYEPLSRYGNPESYAVDGKKYQVMRSATGYKTKGIASWYGTKFHKKRTSSGDEYDMYAMTAAHKTLPLPSYVRVRNLSNGRETVVKVNDRGPFHADRVIDLSYAAASKLGLLPRGTAPVEIEALTIDIPGKKQLARYYIQAGAFNSRELASLLRDKLMKLTSSPVLIEKEQQRYLVRVGPFADKTMTDNLKRQLAAIGVDGSFSYLK; from the coding sequence ATGCGTTTCGTATATCTCTTGCTGATGTTCGCGCTGACCGGCTGCTCCGAAAATGAGGCAGCCAGGGAGCGTGTACATGATGGTTATGCCACTTATCACTCTCGTTGGAAGTCTCCCGGAAACAGGGGTAATACCGATGTTAAAGACGGTGCTCCTGTAGGGCCTGTCCCCACTTCATTTAAAACGGTAGAGCCCAAATACGAACCATTAAGTCGTTATGGTAATCCGGAATCCTATGCCGTTGATGGTAAAAAATATCAGGTTATGCGTTCGGCAACCGGTTACAAGACCAAAGGCATTGCGTCGTGGTATGGTACCAAGTTTCATAAAAAGCGAACGTCCAGCGGTGATGAATATGACATGTATGCCATGACGGCGGCGCATAAAACATTGCCTTTGCCGTCGTATGTACGGGTTAGAAATCTGAGCAATGGCCGTGAAACGGTTGTGAAAGTGAATGACCGTGGTCCGTTTCATGCTGATCGAGTCATTGATTTATCCTATGCTGCGGCGAGCAAGCTGGGATTGTTGCCCAGAGGAACCGCGCCTGTGGAAATCGAAGCGCTAACCATCGATATACCCGGTAAAAAACAATTAGCCCGTTATTACATACAGGCCGGCGCTTTTAATTCTCGGGAGTTAGCCAGTCTGTTGCGGGATAAGCTGATGAAACTGACATCTTCACCGGTGCTCATCGAGAAAGAGCAACAGCGGTATCTGGTACGGGTTGGTCCCTTTGCGGATAAGACCATGACTGATAATCTGAAACGGCAATTAGCGGCGATTGGTGTCGATGGTTCTTTTTCTTACTTAAAATAG
- a CDS encoding VTT domain-containing protein, translating to MHLFSDYIQPVTLWLHTHPHWALFLTFIIAYTESLAIVGSIIPGSVTMTAIGILAGSGVMRIDLTLIASTLGAIAGDSTSYMIGYMFSDRMVNIWPFSRYPHWLRYGKEFFAKHGGKSVLIGRFVGPLRSIIPVIAGMMHMKHLHFYFANVVSAIAWSFLYVLPGFLIGAASNELSPETATRLFVLVLIILGAVWLATLVVKWLLLKLNAFLRTHLHDFWFWSSKHPHLSKWFTAITPRNETSHYATAGLLLSFLLCLSGFLVITLLTISHSFIADNVNLPIHFVLQSIRTDAFDAFFAAVSLFCSPIILVLLNIIVISLALYHRDWRTLYFWCGLMASCTLMLVATHWLITSPRPTDILNIKPGNSYPAITLTYATSIFTAILFYFNSHPATRFKILINLFFLISLVLAGFAAVYLGEYWLSDVLGAYLAGLSICLIFWLFYRRDQAEKIVPASLVIVFATTFFAAGLISNFLNFNQVVRSHQPYFAQYVFTDQLWWNQKKPLLPIYRVNRFGRPISLFNIQYAGSISRLESSLRAFGWYKQNQSFYESILGRLSGRPDYQGLPLMAQLYLNRKPVLVMTYELENGSTRLILRLWRSNYHLKHYRQPVWIGSVHSGTPGNIEQHLVKQQHTAKKETHSSLFYVRMALSEFMLRELKLPVHDIGKIPLNVEPTLLLIKEIPGKELMNVSAVSPRDH from the coding sequence ATGCATTTATTTTCCGACTATATTCAACCGGTTACTCTTTGGCTCCATACTCATCCGCATTGGGCATTATTTTTAACATTTATTATTGCCTATACCGAGTCACTGGCCATAGTCGGAAGCATTATCCCCGGCTCGGTAACGATGACTGCCATTGGAATCCTGGCCGGCTCCGGCGTTATGCGAATTGATTTGACTCTGATTGCCTCCACACTGGGCGCGATAGCGGGCGACAGCACCAGTTATATGATTGGATATATGTTCAGCGACAGAATGGTTAATATCTGGCCATTTAGCCGTTATCCTCACTGGTTACGTTATGGTAAGGAATTTTTCGCCAAACATGGCGGGAAAAGTGTTCTTATTGGCCGCTTCGTTGGCCCTTTGCGTTCTATTATTCCAGTAATAGCCGGCATGATGCATATGAAACATCTCCATTTTTATTTTGCCAACGTCGTGTCCGCTATTGCCTGGTCATTTCTATATGTACTACCCGGCTTCCTGATTGGAGCGGCCAGTAATGAATTATCCCCTGAAACTGCCACACGCCTGTTCGTTCTAGTATTGATTATTCTTGGAGCAGTCTGGTTAGCCACCCTTGTCGTCAAATGGCTGCTTCTTAAATTAAACGCCTTTTTACGAACCCATCTTCATGATTTCTGGTTTTGGTCTAGCAAACACCCACACTTGTCAAAATGGTTCACCGCAATCACCCCTCGCAATGAAACCAGTCACTACGCTACCGCCGGCTTGTTATTATCATTTTTATTATGCCTGTCCGGATTTCTGGTCATCACCCTGTTGACCATTTCGCATTCGTTCATTGCCGATAATGTTAATCTTCCCATTCATTTTGTTTTACAAAGTATAAGAACGGATGCTTTCGATGCCTTTTTTGCCGCGGTTTCCCTGTTTTGCAGCCCCATTATCCTTGTTCTGTTAAATATCATTGTTATTTCTCTTGCCCTGTATCACAGGGATTGGCGCACACTGTATTTCTGGTGCGGCTTAATGGCAAGCTGTACCCTGATGCTGGTTGCCACTCACTGGTTGATTACCAGTCCAAGACCAACAGATATACTGAATATCAAACCTGGCAATTCGTATCCGGCCATCACACTGACTTATGCGACGTCTATTTTCACAGCCATCCTGTTTTATTTTAATAGTCACCCCGCTACCCGATTCAAAATACTAATTAATCTGTTTTTTCTCATATCTCTTGTTCTGGCAGGCTTTGCAGCAGTATACCTGGGTGAATATTGGTTAAGTGATGTCCTGGGCGCCTACCTGGCCGGCTTGAGTATCTGCCTGATTTTTTGGCTATTCTACCGTCGTGATCAAGCAGAGAAAATTGTTCCCGCCAGTCTTGTAATTGTTTTTGCTACCACGTTTTTCGCAGCCGGGCTGATAAGCAATTTTTTAAATTTTAACCAGGTTGTTCGCAGTCACCAACCCTATTTCGCTCAATACGTATTCACTGATCAACTATGGTGGAACCAAAAAAAACCTTTATTACCAATATACAGGGTCAACCGTTTTGGACGCCCAATCAGTCTGTTTAATATCCAGTACGCAGGTTCCATTAGCAGACTGGAATCATCATTACGCGCATTCGGCTGGTATAAACAAAATCAATCTTTCTATGAATCCATTCTCGGTCGCTTAAGCGGGCGCCCCGACTATCAGGGATTGCCATTAATGGCTCAACTATATTTGAACAGAAAACCTGTTCTGGTCATGACTTACGAGCTTGAAAATGGTTCAACCCGATTGATTTTACGGCTTTGGCGCTCCAATTATCATTTAAAACATTATCGCCAACCGGTCTGGATTGGCAGCGTACATTCCGGAACGCCCGGCAATATTGAACAACATCTCGTAAAACAGCAACATACCGCTAAAAAAGAAACACACTCCTCGCTTTTTTACGTACGAATGGCGCTGTCAGAATTTATGCTGCGTGAATTAAAACTACCTGTTCATGACATCGGGAAAATACCTCTTAATGTCGAGCCGACATTATTATTAATCAAGGAAATTCCAGGAAAGGAATTAATGAATGTCTCCGCGGTATCTCCCAGAGACCACTAG
- a CDS encoding L,D-transpeptidase family protein yields MRTICLAVFSLICCLSYGMAPKLNWNKAVDNAIIRYGLRTEPELVRMFDKAKVAYPPKEVALLAFKKERYIEMWAKDNNQPWRLVHKYPLTAFSGRLGPKLKERDGQIPEGIYRLVNFNPFSSMHLSMMIDYPNNFDKLQASKDGRRRLGNNIFIHGKSLSVGCLAVGNHAIDQLFLLSRRVGLNNIKLIIAPNDLRKEKPATTNFAQPRWLPELYKQIETALRPFPVKKRVV; encoded by the coding sequence ATGCGTACTATTTGCCTTGCCGTTTTCTCTTTAATCTGTTGCCTGTCTTACGGGATGGCACCGAAGTTAAATTGGAATAAAGCAGTTGACAATGCCATTATCCGTTACGGACTCCGTACTGAACCGGAGCTTGTACGAATGTTTGACAAGGCAAAGGTGGCCTATCCACCAAAGGAAGTGGCTTTATTGGCCTTTAAAAAAGAACGATATATTGAAATGTGGGCTAAAGACAATAATCAACCATGGCGACTTGTTCACAAATATCCTCTGACGGCGTTTAGTGGACGTCTGGGACCTAAATTAAAGGAAAGAGACGGCCAAATCCCCGAAGGGATCTACCGGTTGGTTAATTTTAATCCTTTTAGTTCCATGCACTTATCCATGATGATCGATTACCCTAACAACTTCGACAAGTTGCAAGCCAGTAAAGACGGACGGCGCAGATTGGGAAATAATATATTCATTCATGGCAAATCGTTATCCGTAGGTTGTCTGGCCGTCGGTAATCACGCTATTGATCAACTTTTTTTACTGTCCAGACGAGTCGGACTTAATAACATTAAATTAATTATCGCGCCTAATGATTTACGCAAGGAAAAACCGGCAACCACTAATTTTGCCCAACCACGCTGGTTGCCCGAATTATACAAGCAAATTGAAACGGCTCTTCGACCGTTTCCCGTAAAAAAACGCGTCGTCTAA
- the lipB gene encoding lipoyl(octanoyl) transferase LipB codes for MTIKHLGQQPYQSVWDDMKRYTMQRDPLSKDELWLLEHPPVYTQGQAGKPEHLLNPNAIPVIQSDRGGQITYHGPGQLVAYLLLDIRRRNMGIRTLVGLLEAILINLLREYHITATTRCGAPGVYVQDKKIASIGLRVKNGCTYHGIALNVDMDLLPFHDINPCGFAKLEMTQISDYVDNPTVCEVSRRIEKYFLEHFNT; via the coding sequence ATTACGATAAAACATTTAGGACAACAACCGTATCAATCCGTGTGGGATGACATGAAGCGGTATACCATGCAAAGAGACCCGCTTTCAAAAGATGAGTTATGGTTACTCGAACACCCGCCCGTCTACACCCAGGGACAAGCCGGTAAACCGGAACACCTGTTAAATCCGAACGCCATTCCGGTTATTCAATCGGACAGGGGAGGACAAATCACTTACCATGGTCCCGGACAACTCGTCGCTTATCTCTTACTGGACATTCGGCGTAGAAACATGGGGATCCGAACCCTGGTCGGCCTTCTCGAAGCCATTTTAATAAACCTGTTACGGGAGTACCATATTACCGCCACTACTCGCTGTGGTGCTCCGGGCGTATACGTGCAGGACAAAAAAATCGCATCTATAGGCTTGCGTGTAAAAAACGGTTGCACCTATCATGGAATAGCACTTAATGTGGATATGGATTTGTTGCCATTCCATGATATTAATCCATGCGGATTTGCCAAACTGGAAATGACGCAGATCAGCGACTATGTCGACAACCCCACGGTTTGCGAAGTATCGCGGAGGATTGAAAAATATTTCCTAGAACATTTTAACACATAA
- a CDS encoding HP0495 family protein: MTEKQTYIEFPCHFPIKIIGTNTVQFKVEITTIINKHFPATKEDAIACKDSQNGNYLSITATVYVVDKPSLDALYHELTQHPATKMVL; encoded by the coding sequence ATGACTGAAAAACAAACGTATATTGAATTCCCCTGCCATTTTCCCATAAAAATAATTGGAACCAATACCGTTCAATTCAAAGTTGAAATTACGACTATTATCAACAAGCATTTTCCGGCGACAAAAGAGGATGCCATCGCCTGCAAGGATAGTCAAAATGGCAACTATCTTTCCATCACCGCTACGGTCTATGTCGTCGATAAACCATCACTGGACGCGCTTTATCACGAGTTAACTCAACATCCCGCCACCAAAATGGTGCTCTGA
- a CDS encoding D-alanyl-D-alanine carboxypeptidase family protein yields the protein MTIARIFFKVMILIALSIHSPAYAESLLTNGASRAASINNKPLVTPSPPSLNAKAFILIDVDSGKIIAEKDSDKKLAPASLTKMMTLYVISNALHNNQIHLTDQVRISRQAWKTGGSRMFVKEGQDVSVQDLLKGIIVDSGNDACVAMAEHLGGSEAGFADIMNQQAQSLGMENSHFTDSTGLPDPNLYTTAKDLAILGSALVKDFPQYYHWYKQKWFTFNGIRQPNRNRLLWRNSQVDGIKTGHTSDAGYCLVSSAKRDDMRLLAVVLGSPSESARADDSERLLNYGFRFFETHELYKAGKAITEMSVYKGQTNKIGVGVIRDQYITIPSGQYQRLSVNTKIPKNLIAPIRKGDKIGELVIQFDNNIIATHPLYALDTVEKGGFFKRTKDSLRLTVKRWFGS from the coding sequence ATGACGATAGCTCGAATCTTTTTCAAGGTAATGATACTGATTGCATTAAGTATTCACTCACCTGCTTATGCCGAATCCCTGTTAACCAATGGCGCTTCCCGCGCAGCATCAATAAATAACAAACCTCTGGTTACACCGTCACCGCCCTCTCTCAACGCCAAAGCCTTTATCCTCATCGATGTGGACAGCGGTAAAATTATCGCCGAAAAAGACAGCGATAAAAAACTGGCTCCCGCCAGCCTGACAAAAATGATGACGTTATATGTCATATCAAACGCTCTGCATAACAACCAGATCCATTTGACCGACCAGGTCAGGATTAGCCGACAAGCCTGGAAAACAGGTGGCTCGCGCATGTTTGTCAAGGAAGGACAGGATGTGAGCGTTCAGGATTTACTTAAAGGCATCATTGTGGATTCAGGCAACGACGCCTGTGTCGCTATGGCTGAGCATCTTGGGGGAAGCGAAGCCGGATTTGCCGATATTATGAATCAGCAGGCACAAAGTTTGGGTATGGAAAACAGCCATTTTACGGACAGCACCGGTCTTCCGGATCCGAATCTCTACACCACAGCGAAAGATCTGGCTATTCTGGGAAGTGCGCTGGTCAAGGATTTTCCTCAATATTATCATTGGTACAAACAAAAATGGTTTACATTCAACGGGATCCGTCAACCCAACCGTAATCGATTATTATGGCGAAATAGTCAGGTAGACGGGATAAAAACGGGGCATACCTCGGATGCGGGATACTGTCTGGTTTCTTCCGCCAAACGTGATGACATGCGTTTGCTTGCGGTTGTTCTTGGTTCACCCAGCGAATCGGCGCGGGCTGATGACAGCGAACGATTACTGAATTACGGCTTCCGCTTCTTTGAAACGCACGAACTCTATAAAGCGGGCAAAGCCATTACTGAAATGTCTGTCTACAAGGGCCAGACTAATAAAATAGGCGTAGGAGTCATTCGGGATCAATATATCACCATCCCAAGCGGCCAATATCAGCGCCTGAGCGTTAATACCAAAATACCCAAAAACCTGATTGCGCCGATCCGGAAAGGGGATAAAATCGGCGAACTTGTTATTCAATTTGACAACAATATCATTGCCACCCACCCGCTTTATGCCCTGGATACAGTGGAAAAAGGCGGTTTTTTCAAACGTACGAAAGACTCCTTGCGATTGACGGTAAAACGCTGGTTTGGTTCCTAG